A genome region from bacterium includes the following:
- a CDS encoding sugar phosphate isomerase/epimerase — translation MISIATDFQQGTGNPYPHLQAISAAGFTHIHWCHQWNTDFLYSTPEINQIRDWLAELNLQLTDLHASAGSEKNWTSALEYERLSGVELVANRLEMVARLGSDVAVLHIPLEPEDEPARTAYWDRVRRSLDALQACSRATGVRVALENGGTPQSWHPILKVFADYGPDFVGLCYDSGHGNMSGDGLDQLGAHANRLIAVHLHDNDGSTDQHALPFMGTVDWDRLTKLIAASSYGKWINLELSQARSGYEDTTAFLRDAFSIANRLTAAVATAG, via the coding sequence ATGATCTCCATCGCCACCGATTTCCAACAAGGCACCGGCAACCCGTACCCGCATCTACAGGCCATATCCGCCGCCGGCTTCACCCACATCCACTGGTGCCACCAGTGGAACACTGACTTCCTGTACTCCACCCCCGAGATCAACCAGATCCGCGACTGGCTGGCCGAACTGAACCTGCAGCTCACTGATCTCCACGCCTCGGCGGGGTCCGAGAAGAACTGGACCTCGGCCCTGGAATACGAGCGTCTCTCCGGCGTGGAGCTGGTCGCCAACCGTCTGGAGATGGTCGCGCGCCTCGGCAGCGACGTGGCCGTGCTCCACATCCCCCTCGAGCCCGAGGACGAGCCTGCCCGAACGGCGTACTGGGACCGCGTGCGACGCTCGCTCGATGCCCTCCAGGCCTGCAGCCGGGCCACGGGCGTCCGCGTGGCGCTGGAGAACGGCGGCACGCCCCAGAGTTGGCACCCCATCCTCAAGGTCTTCGCCGACTATGGTCCGGACTTCGTCGGGCTCTGCTATGACTCCGGCCACGGGAACATGTCCGGCGACGGGCTGGACCAGCTCGGCGCCCACGCGAACCGCCTCATCGCCGTGCATCTGCACGACAACGACGGCTCCACCGACCAACACGCGTTGCCGTTCATGGGCACGGTGGACTGGGACCGGCTGACGAAGCTCATCGCCGCCTCCAGCTACGGCAAGTGGATCAACCTCGAGCTATCGCAGGCGCGCTCGGGCTATGAGGACACCACCGCCTTCTTGCGCGACGCGTTCAGCATCGCGAATCGCCTCACC